In Candidatus Vicinibacter proximus, the genomic stretch CAGCACTCGGAGCTACCGACACAGTTTCTTGGAGACATTTAGATCATCCTGATGAATATCTTGCATTAAAGAAATCGGAGGGCTATAAAATTATGGCAATTGAACAGGCCAAGGGGAGCTGTCTTTTGCATCAATTAAAAATCAGCGCTGAAGAAAAATATGTATTAATTTTTGGAAATGAAGTAAATGGTGTGTCTGATTCAGTTCTAAAATTGTGTGAAGCATGTATAGAAATACCTCAAATGGGTACGAAACATTCTTTAAATGTGAGCGTGGCTGCCGGAGTAGTAACTTGGCACTTTTTTTCTCACTTTCTTTAATATCTTCTCTTTTTACCTTTGTTTTTATTATACAATACTCTCAGGCCAAGGGTAATTTTTTCGTGCGAAAGTTCTGGAAAAGCTAATGTTTCCGGATGTTTATCAAAATGTCCTATTGAATACATTAACATTGGGGTTAATGTCAGATGATCCGAGATGCCAAAATCATTACCAAAACCCAGACCGGTATATAGTAGACCTATCTTTTGTTCTTCAGTGGCATAATTTCGTATATTGTACTGATATGAAAGATTTATGATCAGATGAAGTCCTTTTTTAAGAGTGTTTCCCTCTTTTTTGAAAGTTGGGCAATTACAGTCATTTTTAAAATCAAAAGGATAAAGATTTATAAGACTAAAAACTTGAGGGCCTGTAGATTTAAAATCTAAAGTAGGGGATTGATCATGGGGTAATTTACCTGACTCGTAGGATAATCCTACCCCTGGTAAAAATTCTAATCGATAATTTTTTAATCTAAAAAAATAATTCATACCCACAGACAATCCAAAATAATCGCTAGCTACCTCTGTAGAACTACTGGCAAGCAAAGCAGAAATTATATGCCTTTCTCCATGAATTTGTGCTCCCCATTGCCCTTTAGCATGTGCAAATAGGACTAAATTTAAAACTATGAAGCCTACCAATTGTTTCATCCTGATAATAACGTAAGCTTAAAAGCTTTAATATCTTTGCACAAATATTTTTTTTTGAAAACAAAAACTTATAAAAAGGAAAAAGTTCAATTGATTACCCTAGGGTGCTCAAAAAACCTTGTGGATTCCGAGAATCTCATTACACAATTAGATTATAATCAATATAAAGTAGAGCATAATCCTTCAAACACCGATCCAGCTTCAATTATTATTATCAATACTTGTGGATTCATTGATCGTGCAAAAGAAGAATCTATCGAAACAATTTTGGAATATGCCCACTTAAAAAATACCGGAATTGTATCCAAATTATACGTTACTGGTTGTCTGTCACAACGTTATAAAGATAATCTCGAGTCCGAAATTAAAGAGGTAGATGCTTTTTTCGGAACAATGGA encodes the following:
- a CDS encoding TrmH family RNA methyltransferase, which encodes MNFIKTATKDLKRMSVSEFKNSPKVPIILMADHIRSGHNVGSLFRIADAFGLEEVLLVGYTVKPPHPEINKTALGATDTVSWRHLDHPDEYLALKKSEGYKIMAIEQAKGSCLLHQLKISAEEKYVLIFGNEVNGVSDSVLKLCEACIEIPQMGTKHSLNVSVAAGVVTWHFFSHFL